A segment of the Oxyura jamaicensis isolate SHBP4307 breed ruddy duck chromosome 12, BPBGC_Ojam_1.0, whole genome shotgun sequence genome:
TGCTTCTGGAACACAAATGGCACTGTCATGAGCTtccctggggacacccctgAGCGGGGCTGTCAGCTCCGTGCAGGCACAGCGGGGACGGGCGCTCCCGCTGCAGGAGAGCCAGGCGCTGCCCAGCGGGGCTGGAGCGAGGTGCGTCGGGCTCAGGGACGCCTTCCCGGCTCTCTGCTGCCTCCGTCTCCACGGGGACGTCTCCAGGAGGCCGCGGCAGCTCTCCTCTGTCCTGAACACCTGAAATAGAGCGGCCGGGCGCTGGGTCCCGCAGCCCGCAGACCCTGCCGGGGGGGGCAAGCCCGGCCCTCTCGCCAGGCACGCCGAGCGCGGGTGTCTTGTTTCCAGCCGGGCCCTGCTGGCGCTGTCTGTAAACCCGCGGGGAGATGAATATGCAAGGTGCCGCCGTGCTGGTGGGTGGAGGGAGGAGCTCGGGCCGTGCCAGGGAGGCTTGCTTTGCTCTGGCACGGGAGAGAGAGCGTCCCAggcctgctgcttctccccccGCTTCCTTCTTAGGGCGTTTCTCTCTCCCGTTGCCGGCCTCTCACGCGGGCACCGTCTGACCGAAATAGCTGCTGACCTGCCCCGTGCCCTGAGCTGCAGGGCGGGCTGTCCCGGCTGACCCAGGGGACTGGCTTGTGCGGCTCAGGGGCTCCCCTGcgcccccctgctcccctgggcGCTGTTGCTGGAGTTAGCCATGAGCGTGACAATTGCTTGCGAGGTTTGTAACACGTGCCACGTACAGAAGGCCGTGGGTTGTGTCCTGGGGGCTTTGACAAGCCCTCGCTTTGGCAGCAAGCGCTGCAGCAGCTGCGGTGAGGTGGGTGCCTGCGCCCAGCGGGGCTTTCCCTGCAGCTCACGCGAGGGCATCGGCCCCGGAGGGcccggggcagggagcaggtCCTGATGTCGTTGGGCTTCCTCTGTCCGCTCCTCCTGCCACGCCTGTTCTCTCCTCTCTTTAGGCCACTAGTTCCTTGCCAGAGAGTTTGACCACAGAGAGTCGCCAAGATAGCTGGGCCAGGAAGAAAACGTCGCACCCCTGACCCAGACTCCATCACCGACCCCGGCGGGCCGTTTGTGTCCTCCAAACGGCTGAAGATGTCCAGTAGCACCAATGCCCCCGGCCAGAGGAGAGTGTCTCGGGGCTTGGACGATGCCACCAacaagaagaagcagaaggatCGAGCCAACCAGGAGAGCAAGGAAGGTGAGAGCCCCCGGCACCGTGGTTTCTCGGCCCCCTGGGGTGGGATCCTGCAGCCATCTGCCGCGGGATAAGCAGATTTAACTAATCGCTTCCTGTGGCTGCCTGTAACCCTGCGACGGGATCCTCTTTGGCACGGTGTCCTCCCCGGACCTGTAACCTCCTTTCTTTGGGTGCCGCTTAGCCCCAGGGCTGTGAGGAAGGTCGGCTCCCTGCCCTCAGTTTAAGCCTGGGGCCGGCGGTGGCTGTTTCCAGTCGCTGCATTTGGCTGGGGGGAGCACCACGGGGGCCTGCAGGTGCCCTCGCAGCTGGCCGTGCTTCTGCTTCCCAGCCTGGGTGCCGCAGGCAGCTCCCGGGTGCTGACAGCACCCGCCGGGTGCAGAGCCTGCGGGTGGGGCTGTTGCCTCACCCTCCGTGTCGAGGCGAGGCGTGGCTCCGCAGAAAcgggtgctctgcagcaattccCTCCCCAGCCGCCGCGTATCCGATGACAAAAAGTGCCCCGGgtgcaggctgctgtgctgggcgggCAGCGCCTgcgggcaggaggcagcacgggttcctcctccagcagccctgtGGCCCTGGCAAATCGCTGGGATTCTGCGCCCGCTGCGTTCTGACTGCTGCAACCTCAAAATAACCCGGTGATTTATGGGCCAAGGTAAAGGAGCGCTTACCGAGCGCTGCTGGAACGCTGGGCTGCGCTCCCCAGGGCGAAACCCCAGGGCACTGCGAGCACAgcgctgctgcctcctctcGGGGCACCCACCCCTGGCGTGGAGAAGCTCCTGCCCTCACGGCGGCTGCACCGTGGGCTGTGCTGCCTCCATCCCCTTTGTGCAGTGTAACGGGGTCCCGGGGCAGGCCGgctccaccagcagctgcagtgctcaAGGGGgatttcctgctgctctggagcCTGCCGAGGAGGGCAGCGACACCCCTGTGGGCGCTCTGGAGCGGAGACCAGAGCTCCCGTTGTCACCGGTTGCGTGCTTCAGGCCAAGGTGCTGGCGTGTTGACACCCTTGCCTGTCACAGCACATCGCCGTGTGCGGGTGGAGCTGCCCCTGAGATGCTGTTGGCTCTCAGAGGTAacgctgcagggagcagggattGTCAGGCCCTAACTGGGACCTGCTCGCTTCCCCggcctgagctggaaggaagTTTTAGCCCTGGACGCTGGCAGGTTGCGCAGCAGTGGGAATGTTAAAGTGCAGCTGGGCTGCCAGGTTCTCTCCTTACAGCAAAGTAGGGTTTGAGCACAACCAAACACCGGGCTCTCTGTGTAGGATCAAGGCAGAGCCTCTCCTCTGTGGCCCAGCAGAGACTTGGCAGGGCTCGCAGCCCAGTTACCACAAGCTCCGTGGCCAGACATGCCTCGAAGCAGCGCTGTCTGCCTGGCGCAGCAAGGTTGTTTTGCTCCCACTGCAGACGTGTGGGGGGCACAGCACCCGTGGTGGGGTCTGGCTTGCTGCGGGCAGGGCTCGGGGTGTcgggggaggtgggagggggcagaggaaggaaacaagCAGCACGTGCAGCGTGGAAATCCCGGGCAGAGCCTTGGTGCTGTGTGATCTTTGGGGTGTCAGAGTGCCAGCCCGTGCTCTGAGGTGCCAGAACGCCAGACCCACCTGCGCTCTGCTTCTCTGCCCACCAGTGTCTCGCCCTGAGCCCGAGCAGGCTGAGACCCCCCAGGAGAGGGACTCGGAGGAGGGTAAGTGGAGGTGTGCGCTGGCTGCCAGTGCATGGCCACCGAGCGCCCTTGCCAAGGGACCCGGAGCTCTCACCTTGTCGTTGTCCTGTGCTCTGGCAGTCGGCAGAACTAACCCGAGTGCTGCCTCGCCCCGTGCTCCTCCTAACAGGGTGCAGCCTTCCCAGAGCAGGGCGCgtgtgctggggaagggcccTCTGCAAAGGAGGGGCCCGGGGCACGTGAGCTATAGCCAGGCGGCTCCTGGCCCGGGTGTCACGGTGGCCCTGAGCACAGCCCCGGGACATCTTGTTGCCAGCATCCTCCCGCTGGTTTCTGGGCAGAAAGGTCCCGGGCCGTGGCACCCATCAGGTGCTGCTGACGGTTTTTGCCTTGGCTCCAGGTCCTCACCTTGAGGCAGACAGAGCAGAACCCCATCATAACACAGAGAGTAGAACTAAACCAAGTGGAAATGAAGGAAACGTTGGCTTTTTTTGCCTTGAAGATTTTAGGATGCCACCTGGCAGGCACCTGATGGGGCTCTGTCTGCAGGGAGGGATGCTGCTGTACCGTTTTTTCCCTGGGCGAGATGCTCCTGCCATGCTGGCTGGCCCACCCATGTTTCAGCCGCGTTAAGAGCGCCTACCTGGCAGGAGTGCAGTGCCCTTGATGACTGCAACTGAGCTGCCCGATTTGCATATGCAAAGGGAAGTGGCAATTTCTGGTTGTGGTCAGAGTCCACTTGAATCCCCCAGAGTAATTCTGCGGCTTCCTCGTTCCCTGGGAAAGCAGCAGTCGCTTTGTAGTTGGCAGGAGCCGCCCCTTCTTCCCAGCCGTTGCACTGCACGTGACTGGGCCAAGCCCTTCTGCCTTCTGATCTCTCTGGCTCCCGCTGGGATCCACCTGACCTGCCGCAACACGTGCTCAGGCCCTCGTTCGTGGCCTGATAAGAGCGGGGTTCCAAGTGTCTCGGTTTGTTGGCATGATCTGTGTCCTCTGTGCTGACCTCCTTCAAGCAGACGTGCGTCCGGGCTCGTGCTCCCCTGCCAAGGCGTGTGCGCCACGGCCTCGTGCCGCGGGGCGGCGGGTAACGCTTCCCTCCCTCTCatagagctgctgctggactgGAAGCAAAATGCTGACGAGATCATTGTCAAGCTGAACTTGGGCAGCGGAGCTCTGAAGGTGGAGGACGTGGATGCTGCTTTCACCGACACTGACTGCGTGGTCAAACTGCCAGGTACGGGCAGCAGAGCAAATATTGTTCCAGCAGGGCTTGGCGTGGCTGTGGGCTAGATGTGGGGCTGAGCCAGGCAAGCATAAAACCTTTCCTTCAGAGGCAATGCCCTGCTGTCAGCTGGCACAGCTTTGGCCAGGCTGATAGGAGAGCAGCGTAAAAGAAGAAGGGtggagggctggggggcaggaTCCGGCTTCTCTCTGCCAAGTGAACAGGTGCCCGCTGCCGTGCTGCATGCGTCCATCCCCTGCTTACAGGGTGATTGAGTCGGCGCTGGGTATCCCTTGGAAAAGTGTCTGTGCCCCTGAGGGCAGGGAGACACAGGGCCTTCCCTCTGGGAAGGAGGCCAGCCAGATGTACAAAGCAACGCCAGCTTCCTCGGCTTTACCCTGAAGGCTCGTGGGGTGTGgtggcagcctgcctgcagcctctctggCTCTGGACAAGCGCTCTTCTGGCCCCTGGGGCAGGTGAAAGAGGGCCGTGGGTTGGGTGGACTGCCGCCTGAGGTGCCGTCCCTCTTTGACTGCAGATGGGCGCCAGTGGAGCTGTCAGTTCTATGAGGAGATCGAGGGCTCCTGCAGCAAGGTCCAGTGCAAGAAGGGCAACTTCCTGCAGCTTGTGCTCCAGAAGAAGATCCCGCTTCACACCTGGACTTCACTTCTGGtaaggaggaggggggagctCTGCCTCTGGGGGACTATGTGgagcctggcagagctgggtCAGGGTTTTGCTCCCTGCTCTTGAGCTGCCCTTGCCCAGGGAGCGCTTTGGGGCACATCCTGCATCCCTGTGCTGCATGGGGGTGTTAAGCCAGTCCCAGGGAGCGGGTGGTGCTGTGCCCCTGGCatgccctgggcagggggagcGAGGGTCAGGTGCTGGCAAAGAGCGAGAGAGGTGCTGCTGCGTGGACATCGCCCCATTGTGCTGCACTGCTTttcacagaagagaaggaaggatggaTCCAAAGAGCTGGCCAAAGGAGCCATGTGCTGGGAGAACGGGAAggagaaggctgctgctgcagagctggcccCCGAAGAGCCCCGGGCTGAAAGCACAGAGCCACCGAGGACCCGGCGGGAGCCCTCCAACCCCAAGCGCGCTCAGGGAAGAAGCGAGGCCCTGGGAGGGAAAAGCCCAGCCAGCCCAGGGACGCAGAGTGGCCCCAGCGCCAAGCGGGCAGTTTACCTCAAAGTGGCTCCAACCGAAGAAGAGCCAAATGCCAGAGTCACCGGCAGCGTGGAGCCCAGCAAGGGGCACGGCGGGAGGGCAGGCAGCCGTCGCAACGGCAGAGCCAGCCAGGGCGATGCGCCCACGGCCCTGGCCGACCTCGCACCACCACTGGAGAAGGTACCCGAGGACCTGGCTGATCCGGGCTCCCTCAGCCCTCGTGTAGAGACACGTCCCTGCGGGATGAGATGGGCTCCTGGGTGCCTTGGGTGGTGCTGGGTGCCTGGCTGTGGTGGAGGATGGGGAGAAATGCGGTCCGGGACCTGGTAACATTGCCACAGGCAGGGGGAACCTGCAATCGCTGCGCTGAGGCTGTGGAGGGGTCCAAGCGGGGCAGGTGGGATGTGTGGGCACGGTGAGGCTGTGCCTGCCTGGCTGACAGCAGCGGGCTGCGCAGAGGAGTTGTGGGTTGGCTGGGGCAGCGTGGGAGTGAAGTTGTCTCTTCTTCACCGcttcctttttccttgaaaGGCTGTGGTTTTGGCCAAGGAGACCGTTCCCGTGGAGATGCCACCTCTTGCAGCCACCACAGAGGTGTTCCCCCACCGTGTTGCCACCTGTGTGGAGAAGAGAGTCCTGCAGCCGAGCAGCCCCACTGAGGCCTCGCGGGGCCGGGACTGCGCGTCCGTCCTGGGGGAGAGCTCCAaggccatccctgcagccaccccttccctgggcagagACGGTGAGAAGAGGGACTGGTCCAAGGACGACGTGgctctggaagcagcagctgatggtGAGTGGCTGGAGCCCACAGCTGTCCCTAGGCTGGTCTGGTTGGAAAGGCCACGCTTTGCAAGGAAGGTAACTCCTCTCCACGGCTTTCCTTGCTCAGAGCCAGAGCCTTTTGTGAGCCTGACCTTTGTCAAGAATGACTCGTATGAGAAAGGCAATGACCTGGTGGTGGTGCACGTCTACGTGAAAGAGATTCACAAGGAGACTTCCAAGGTTTTGTTTCGGGAGCAAGACTTCACATTGGTGTTCCAGACGAGGTACGAGAGCACCTTGGGATGGCATGAAGCTGATGCagagctcctggctgcagccaggccGCTCTGTTTGTTCACCTCTTCTCTCTCACTTCTGATTTCTTTGCAGCGATGTAAACTTCCTTCGCCTCCACCCTGGTTGTGGGCCTCACACAGTGTTCCGGTGGCAGGTGAAGCTCAGGTATGGTTCCAGTTTTCCAGCCTGCACTGGGGTGAGGGAGCTgagagctggagcaggaacCGGTCCCAGCTGGCCGGTCTGTGCAGGACACGCTCACTTCTACCCCTGGGCTCGCAGCCACGTTCTGCGTTTCTCACACCGTGCTGCACCAGGTGCTCCTAAACCTGGGATGGTTGCAGAGAAGGAAATCCCAGTGCTCCCTTGCCTGCAGTCTTCCCACAGCCTGATCTGGAGCTCTCATGGGCAGAGCCAGACCAGCCGGTGTGCGCTTTGGTGGGGTGTCCTGCTAGAGCGGGCATGGGGAGCCGGGCAGAACGGATCTGTTGGGAAGGGGGCCCTCTGCGTGCTGTGAGCCTGGGCTCGGGGCTGTCTGCCCTGCTTCGTGGAGGCCCCCTTGGGTAGGGCGACAGCCTCCTGACTAGTGTCAACCCCAACAGAGGCTTCTTAGCATCTCTGAGGCTGCCGGGGTGTCTGGGGAACTCCTGACATGCTGCCTGTCTTGCAGGAACCTCATTGAGCCGGACCAGTGCACGTACAACTTCACGGTGTCTCGCATTGATGTCTGCTTGAAGAAACGCCAGAGCCAGCGCTGGGGCGGGCTGGAGGCTCCGGCCACACGAGGTCTGCACCCTGCCTTCTCCTTGTCTTGGTGCCTTCCTCGCTGCCAGCAGTGCCTGTATGGCACCGGGTCCTCCGGCACGGGGTTGTGGGGAGCGAGAGGGATGAGTGGGAGCGGGGTGGGAGGGCCAAGTGCTGGGGAAGGgcactgctgctcccctccctcacTGGGAAGAGGGGTGGGCGAGAGCCTGCGTGTGTGAGCACGGGCTgagcagctcagccctgccatgggcagccCGCGGTGCTGCTAACCACAGGCCCACCCTTCCCCCTTTTTAAGGTGCAGTGGGTGGTGCAAAGGTTGCCATGCCTACAGGCCCTACCCCTCTGGATAAGACACCCCCGGGCAGTAACCAGCACCCCCTGTCCAGCAAAGAGGAGGCCCGAGCCAGCGACAAAGAGAAGCCACGCGTCGAGGATGGGGGTCTGGACGGTGTGGCAGCCCGTACAGCCCCAGAACACGTGGCAGTGAAGCAAGAGCCTCACATCCCATCGGTGAGTGGAGCTGTGCCACGTTTGACCTGGCTGGGGGGAAGTGGGGGACCACTCTTCTCTCTTGTTGGAGCCCAACCTCCTCGGTGCTGCTCTGGGGTCCAGCAAACTGTTCtgggggaggtggtggcagtgCTCCTGTCAGAGCTGACAGAATTGGGGAcagcagctgtcctggctgtccCAATCCTGGTGGGCGATGGTGTGTGACTCCAGACCAGCCCTGTCTGAGGGGTGCCTTGGTTAGTCAGATTCCAGCGGTGTTCCCAAAGATCCCTGGCGCACGGCACCCTCacacccagctctgctttgaCAGCCCAAGCCGACCTGCATGGTGCCCCCGATGACGCACAGCCCCGTGAGCACCGAGAGCGTGGAGGACGAAGAGGACGAGGACGAGAAGAAGAAGGTGTGCCTGCCCGGCTTCACGGGGCTGGTGAACCTGGGCAACACCTGCTTCATGAACAGCGTCATCCAGTCGCTGTCCAACACCCGCGAGCTGCGCGACTACTTCCACGGTGAGCACACGCCTGGAGCCCAGCGGAGCCCAGCCCCGTGGACAGCGCAGCCACCCTCGCTCTCCTCCATCTCTTACAGATCGGTCCTTCGAGTCGGAAATCAACTACAACAACCCGCTGGGGACAGGGGGCCGCCTGGCCATCGGCTTTGCCATGCTGCTGCGAGCGCTGTGGAAGGGCACGCAccatgccttccagccctctAAACTGAAGGTAGGCACCAAAGCTCCACAGGAGCTGCCGGGTGCTCTTCTCTGCGAGCTGGGTGGGTGCAGGCAGGATTTGTGCGTGGGGCGAGCAGGGCTGCCTGTGGGCTGATGGCTGTGTTCCCCCAGGCGATCGTGGCCAGCAAGGCCAGCCAGTTCACTGGCTACGCCCAGCACGATGCTCAGGAGTTCATGGCCTTCCTGCTCGATGGCCTGCACGAGGATCTCAACCGCATCCAGAACAAGCCCTACACAGAGACCGTTGACTCGGATGGGAGGCCCGATGAGGTAAAGGTGTCCTTCCCCAAAGCCCCTGGGAGCGCTGGgtgctgcacagcagccctgTCCCCTGTGGTTTAGGGCAGTGCTGAGCCCTTTCTCCCTGCAGGTGGTAGCTGAGGAGGCTTGGCAGCGACACAAGATGAGGAATGACTCCTTCATTGTGGACCTCTTCCAGGGCCAGTACAAATCCAAGCTGGTGTGCCCAGTCTGTTCCAAGGTAGGGCAGCTCTGGAGGCCCTGCCTCTGTCCTGGCTGTACCTCAGGCTCCAGCCTGCACTCATAGACCCTCAGAGCACAAGTCACGGGGCAGGGCCAGATCTCAGGCCTGCTGGGACTGCTGCCCTGCTGATCTCAGCCACGAGCAGTTCCCAGTACTGAGCGTGCTTTCGTGCCTGCAGGTGTCCATCACTTTCGACCCCTTCCTGTACCTCCCCGTGCCCCTCCCACAGAAGCAGAAGGTGCTGACCGTCTACTACTTTGCGAAGGAGCCGCACAAGAAACCTATCAAGGTAAAGGACCCTGACTGCCCTGGGGAGGTAGCCTGAGAGGGCTCTTGGAGGTGCCACAGGTCCCGTGCCAGCGGGCTGAGCCTCGTGCTAAGCCAAGGCCCGCGTGCCTTGGTGCGGCGTTACTAACGGGGCACTTTCTTTGTGGCAGTTCCTCGTGAGTATCAGCAAGGAGAACTCCAGTGCCATGGAGGTGCTTGACTCGGTGGCCCACAGCGTGCGTGTGAAACCAGAGAACCTGCGCCTGGCAGAGGTGAGAGGGCTCCAACTGGCCAGCAAGCCGTGGGCTGTTCTTGTGGGTGCCCCTGGGTCACCCAGAGAAAACGTTGCCATCAGCAGCTCCTTTTCCACGGGGGGGATTTTGTCCACGGCTGGCAGCGTCatgtgctgggtgctgccaggcAGATCCCTGCTCAGCCGGGCTGGGCCACAGCAGTGGGGCAAGCGGTGCCACCCTGGGGGGGTGGTGAGCAGAGCACAGAATCCCCgtggtgctgctgtccccaccGTTCATGGGGGGCTCAGGTCTGTGGCTTCCCcaggagaggaagagcagggCAGCGCTCTGAGCACGAGGCAGCCCTCACATGGCCCCGTTCCACTGCTTTCCTGGCAGGTGATCAAGAATCGCTTTCACCGCATGTTCCTGCCGTCCCACTCGCTCGACACGGTCTCCCCCACggacctgctgctctgcttcgaggtgctgtccccagagctggcCAAGGAGCGCGTGGTGGAGCTGCAGGTCCAGCAGGTAAGCAGGGGGGAGATGAGGACTGCTGGGAGGCACTCGGGGAGGCTGAACTGACCCTGCCCAGGTGCCCTCCCATGCCCAACGGGTTCTTTCTCCTGCAGCGTCCGCAGGTACCCAGTGTCCCCGTCGCCAAGTGTGCGGCCTGCCAGAAGAAGCAGCTGTCAGAGGAAGAGAAGCTCAGGCGCTGCACGAGGTGCTATCGAGTCGGTTACTGCAACGTGTGAGTTGGCTTGGCGCctggcggggagggagggagggtcTCCTGCTCTGACAGGAGAGCTCAACCCACGGGGAGGAGGTGGGATGGGCCCGGCTTTGGGACGGAGCCAGTCTGGCTCTGAGCGCTCCCCTCACCCCAGGTGcacccctccagccctgccgagctcctgctgggctggctgcagacGCCGGGCTCACTGGAGCTGTGTGTTACAGGGCATGCCAGAAGACACACTGGCCAGACCACAAGGCTTTGTGCCGCCCTGAGAACATCGGTTTCCCCTTCCTCATCAGCGTGCCGGAGTCCCGCCTCACCTACGCCCGCCtggcccagctgctggagggctACGCAAGGTGAGGGGGGCGGGGAAGGGGGGTGcttctgcctgtccccagccccgtgcctggCCTGCTGTGACCGTCCCCTCCTTGCCCAGGTACTCGGTCAGCGTGTTCCAGCCTCCCTTCCAGCTGGGACGGATGTCGccagagcaggggctgcagccgcTGCTCCCCGACAAGCTGGAGCCCCTGGCCAAGAGCAGCTGCACAGCCGCCACCTCTGCCCCCGAgctgggggacggggacagggcgTCCGGCCTCCTGCAGGAGCCCCCGCTCTCGCCGGCCGTGCCCGAGCTGCATCCAGAGCTGGGTGACAGCAGCACCGTCCGCAGCAAggtcctggcagccaggagttCCCTGCTGAGCTTGGATTCTGGCTTCTCCGAGCACGTGGAGTCGCAGGGCGACAGCTGCTGCGAGAAGGAGCCGTCCTATGAGAGAGCCCTCAAACCCGAAGGTAAgaggtgctgcagtgccagcagcccAGACAAGGCAGAGAGCAATTCTCCTTCCTACTGTGGTGGGAGGTCGCCCCGTCTGTTTTCTCCGTGGGGCTTGGTCCAGAGACCCCTGCAGACATGCTGAAGGCCGTGGGAGCCGTGTTTTGGCAGCGCTGCCCCACCTGAAATGCCTGCCAGCCCACGCTCTGCCTTGCCCTGGCAGGGCCCGTGCGGCAGAGCAAAGACCTGACTTAGAAGGaggctgggctgctgtgggaggggcggggaggcaggggctgccagAGTCCCGTGGGAGGCTGAGCCCCTCGGGGCTGTGAGCGCCTCGCTCTGACTCAGCTGCACGGGAGCAGCCTCTCGCGCTCGGCCGCCCGGCTGTCACGTTTCCAGACACTCGTCTCAGGATGGCAGCAATGTGCGGAGAAGGggcaaggcaggcaggcagaggagcGCCGCTTGCCAGGGGCAGGCGCCTGCTAAAAATAGTCAAGGACACTGGGCACGTGGTTGTGTCCCTGCAAGGCCGTAGCATGTGAGGTGGGGGTGGGGGCACTGCGAATTCTTGGCCCCTAcgcagggcaggcaggcagtgccACCGAAGATCTGTCCCTGCCTGTCCGCAGCTGCCATCCCCGGGTACCAGCACACTCCTGACTCGCTGAGCGCCCGAGCCACGCAGTTCTACATCAACAAGATCGATGCCGCCAACAAAGAGTACAAGCTGGAAGATAAAGGTGAGCCCGGAGCCCCGGGGAGATCTGATTTCATCCCTCGTGGCCTCTGGCGGAGCGGTGCTGGATTGTCCTGGCCAGGGTGCGAGAGGCTCCTGGGCCAGAGAGCTGTTGGTCCCAGGACAACAAAAGCTGCATCtggcacaggagctgctgcctgctccctggaAGCTCTTCTCAGGCACAATGTTCCTGTTCCCCTGAGCAAACAGAGCTGTTCCCCTCAGCAAAGAGCCGTTCCCCTCAACCCCTGTACCCACAGAGTGATCTCTGTGCCTGGGTCACCAGTCTGGAGAGCTGCTGGTCACGTAGACACTGCTGAGAGTGGTTCTCTCACTGGCTGTGGGGCACTGCCACCCTGGGCTGGGGAACCTGGCTTAGGCAGTGGGGGCACCTGGCGGGGACACTTGTGCCCTCCCGGCCCTGCTGCGTGTTTGTTCTATCGAGC
Coding sequences within it:
- the USP19 gene encoding ubiquitin carboxyl-terminal hydrolase 19 isoform X4; translated protein: MSSSTNAPGQRRVSRGLDDATNKKKQKDRANQESKEVSRPEPEQAETPQERDSEEELLLDWKQNADEIIVKLNLGSGALKVEDVDAAFTDTDCVVKLPDGRQWSCQFYEEIEGSCSKVQCKKGNFLQLVLQKKIPLHTWTSLLKRRKDGSKELAKGAMCWENGKEKAAAAELAPEEPRAESTEPPRTRREPSNPKRAQGRSEALGGKSPASPGTQSGPSAKRAVYLKVAPTEEEPNARVTGSVEPSKGHGGRAGSRRNGRASQGDAPTALADLAPPLEKAVVLAKETVPVEMPPLAATTEVFPHRVATCVEKRVLQPSSPTEASRGRDCASVLGESSKAIPAATPSLGRDGEKRDWSKDDVALEAAADEPEPFVSLTFVKNDSYEKGNDLVVVHVYVKEIHKETSKVLFREQDFTLVFQTSDVNFLRLHPGCGPHTVFRWQVKLRNLIEPDQCTYNFTVSRIDVCLKKRQSQRWGGLEAPATRGAVGGAKVAMPTGPTPLDKTPPGSNQHPLSSKEEARASDKEKPRVEDGGLDGVAARTAPEHVAVKQEPHIPSPKPTCMVPPMTHSPVSTESVEDEEDEDEKKKVCLPGFTGLVNLGNTCFMNSVIQSLSNTRELRDYFHDRSFESEINYNNPLGTGGRLAIGFAMLLRALWKGTHHAFQPSKLKAIVASKASQFTGYAQHDAQEFMAFLLDGLHEDLNRIQNKPYTETVDSDGRPDEVVAEEAWQRHKMRNDSFIVDLFQGQYKSKLVCPVCSKVSITFDPFLYLPVPLPQKQKVLTVYYFAKEPHKKPIKFLVSISKENSSAMEVLDSVAHSVRVKPENLRLAEVIKNRFHRMFLPSHSLDTVSPTDLLLCFEVLSPELAKERVVELQVQQRPQVPSVPVAKCAACQKKQLSEEEKLRRCTRCYRVGYCNVACQKTHWPDHKALCRPENIGFPFLISVPESRLTYARLAQLLEGYARYSVSVFQPPFQLGRMSPEQGLQPLLPDKLEPLAKSSCTAATSAPELGDGDRASGLLQEPPLSPAVPELHPELGDSSTVRSKVLAARSSLLSLDSGFSEHVESQGDSCCEKEPSYERALKPEAAIPGYQHTPDSLSARATQFYINKIDAANKEYKLEDKGDAPLELTDDCSLALVWKNNERLKEFVLVESKELECVEDPGSASEAARAGHFTLEQCLNLFTKPEVLAPEEAWYCPKCKQHREASKQLMLWRLPNVLIIQLKRFSFRSFIWRDKINDMVDFPVRSLDLSKFCIGRKGEQQLPVYDLYAVINHYGGMIGGHYTAYARLPNDKNSQRSDVGWRLFDDSTVTTVDESQVVTRYAYVLFYRRRNSPVERPLPGHPPDHRAERTPSAEAAASQELEAEEQELQLEAPQRPARNSWRPRGQKRSPGTPQHPDEGCVRYFVLATTAAIVALFLNVFYPLIYQTRWR
- the USP19 gene encoding ubiquitin carboxyl-terminal hydrolase 19 isoform X5 is translated as MSSSTNAPGQRRVSRGLDDATNKKKQKDRANQESKEVSRPEPEQAETPQERDSEEELLLDWKQNADEIIVKLNLGSGALKVEDVDAAFTDTDCVVKLPDGRQWSCQFYEEIEGSCSKVQCKKGNFLQLVLQKKIPLHTWTSLLKRRKDGSKELAKGAMCWENGKEKAAAAELAPEEPRAESTEPPRTRREPSNPKRAQGRSEALGGKSPASPGTQSGPSAKRAVYLKVAPTEEEPNARVTGSVEPSKGHGGRAGSRRNGRASQGDAPTALADLAPPLEKAVVLAKETVPVEMPPLAATTEVFPHRVATCVEKRVLQPSSPTEASRGRDCASVLGESSKAIPAATPSLGRDGEKRDWSKDDVALEAAADEPEPFVSLTFVKNDSYEKGNDLVVVHVYVKEIHKETSKVLFREQDFTLVFQTSDVNFLRLHPGCGPHTVFRWQVKLRNLIEPDQCTYNFTVSRIDVCLKKRQSQRWGGLEAPATRGPTPLDKTPPGSNQHPLSSKEEARASDKEKPRVEDGGLDGVAARTAPEHVAVKQEPHIPSPKPTCMVPPMTHSPVSTESVEDEEDEDEKKKVCLPGFTGLVNLGNTCFMNSVIQSLSNTRELRDYFHDRSFESEINYNNPLGTGGRLAIGFAMLLRALWKGTHHAFQPSKLKAIVASKASQFTGYAQHDAQEFMAFLLDGLHEDLNRIQNKPYTETVDSDGRPDEVVAEEAWQRHKMRNDSFIVDLFQGQYKSKLVCPVCSKVSITFDPFLYLPVPLPQKQKVLTVYYFAKEPHKKPIKFLVSISKENSSAMEVLDSVAHSVRVKPENLRLAEVIKNRFHRMFLPSHSLDTVSPTDLLLCFEVLSPELAKERVVELQVQQRPQVPSVPVAKCAACQKKQLSEEEKLRRCTRCYRVGYCNVACQKTHWPDHKALCRPENIGFPFLISVPESRLTYARLAQLLEGYARYSVSVFQPPFQLGRMSPEQGLQPLLPDKLEPLAKSSCTAATSAPELGDGDRASGLLQEPPLSPAVPELHPELGDSSTVRSKVLAARSSLLSLDSGFSEHVESQGDSCCEKEPSYERALKPEAAIPGYQHTPDSLSARATQFYINKIDAANKEYKLEDKGDAPLELTDDCSLALVWKNNERLKEFVLVESKELECVEDPGSASEAARAGHFTLEQCLNLFTKPEVLAPEEAWYCPKCKQHREASKQLMLWRLPNVLIIQLKRFSFRSFIWRDKINDMVDFPVRSLDLSKFCIGRKGEQQLPVYDLYAVINHYGGMIGGHYTAYARLPNDKNSQRSDVGWRLFDDSTVTTVDESQVVTRYAYVLFYRRRNSPVERPLPGHPPDHRAERTPSAEAAASQASLIWQELEAEEQELQLEAPQRPARNSWRPRGQKRSPGTPQHPDEGCVRYFVLATTAAIVALFLNVFYPLIYQTRWR